The Onychomys torridus chromosome 4, mOncTor1.1, whole genome shotgun sequence genome includes a window with the following:
- the LOC118583239 gene encoding olfactory receptor 4F17-like yields the protein MGQVNTSIVHEFVLLGLAQTFGMQFFFFFFFSLFYVGIIFGNLFIVFTVIFDSRLHFPMYILLANLSLIDLGLSSTTVPRTISDLLTGCKVISFHSCMIQMFFIHVMGGVEMVLLIAMAYDRYTAICKPLHYLTIMNPRMCMILVIAAWTIGMFHAMSQFIFVINLPFCGPYNVGSFYCDFPRVIKLACMDTYKLEFVVTANSGFISMCTFFFLIVSYIFILVTVRQHSSTDLSKAFFTLSAHITVVVLFFTPCMFLYVWPFPTKSLDNFFAIVDFVVTPVLNPAIYTLRNKDMKLAIRRLHRQVLSSREIT from the coding sequence ATGGGCCAAGTGAATACCTCTATTGTACATGAATTTGTTTTGCTGGGACTTGCACAAACATTTGGAATGcagttcttctttttcttcttcttctccttattTTATGTGGGGATTATTTTTGGAAACCTCTTCATTGTATTCACAGTGATTTTTGATTCTCGTTTACACTTCCCCATGTATATTCTACTGGCCAACTTGTCACTCATCGACTTGGGGCTTTCATCTACAACAGTTCCTAGGACAATATCTGATCTTTTAACTGGTTGTAAAGTCATTTCCTTCCACAGCTGCATGATCCAAATGTTCTTCATTCATGTGATGGGTGGAGTTGAGATGGTGTTGCTCATAGCCATGGCATATGACAGGTACACAGCCATCTGTAAGCCTCTTCACTATCTGACGATTATGAACCCCAGAATGTGCATGATTTTGGTAATAGCTGCTTGGACCATAGGCATGTTTCACGCCATGTCTCAGTTTATTTTTGTCATAAATTTGCCCTTCTGTGGCCCCTATAATGTAGGAAGCTTTTACTGTGATTTTCCAAGGGTCATTAAACTTGCATGCATGGACACTTATAAACTAGAATTTGTGGTCACTGCCAACAGTGGTTTCATATCTATGTGTACCTTCTTTTTCTTGATTGTATCATACATTTTTATCCTGGTCACTGTCCGGCAACATTCTTCAACTGATTTATCCAAAGCATTCTTCACCTTATCAGCTCACATCACtgtagtggttttgttttttacaccATGCATGTTTCTTTATGTGTGGCCTTTCCCAACCAAGTCGCTGGATAATTTCTTTGCTATTGTTGACTTTGTTGTCACTCCTGTCTTAAATCCAGCTATCTATACTTTAAGGAATAAAGATATGAAGTTGGCCATCAGAAGGCTACATAGACAGGTTTTAAGTTCTAGAGAAATTACATag